The region TGCAATACTTCTTGTCAAAGAAGTATCGTTGAGGGAATGTCAATTTTCGACATGTAATCACTTCTTGTTCATGaaacttgaatttgtcaaaCAAAACCGATCAAGAGTAAGAAATCCTGTGTGTCAACGCTAAGTACATCAGGGAAGTCGTACCCAGTAAGAGAATCGGCACAGTTTTGTTGCGTACATACGTTGTTTCGGTATTGACATCGTTACAATCTGCAGATGTATGAATGTTTACTTGGGTGTATTTTATCGACAACAAGGGACCACATTTAACTCCAAACTGCGAGTGCGCGAGTGTTGATTTGTAGAGCAGCAGTGTATGAACCATGAACAACCTCAGGATCAACAGGATAAATGCTGATGTTTGAGAGACGATTGTTTGTCCTTCCGCGTTGTAAATTGTTCAGTTCGAGTCTAGTCCGAACTTAATCCGAAATACTATGTATGTTAGCCTTTGACCATGCCTTAGTTTAGTGACGATTAATGAAATGGTTTTGTCACACTTATTCATTTGAAGCTGCTACATGTACTAATACAGTAGACTGACTTCTTTACTCGGTACTGGTCGAAATTCAAAACTGCTCAAATGGATGAATTTTAGAAAGATAACATTCCATTTTTAACTGATCATCAATATTCAGTCGTGAAGTATTCACAGTTCCATCGCTACTGAGTAAAGCAGTCTACAGTACattgaaaaagatatttcttcagagtgAATGTTCATGTTATAATACCCATATTTTGGCATCTTCCATTATTTGCACTTTTACAACCATACGTTTCTCAATGGTGATCTAAAAAGGATGATCGCTGGGAGACTTATTCGATTATTTCTTGTAAAATTATGAGTGAGGAGCTGTAACAAATTTAATCTCATCGAAAGCAATTTTTCTCCACCTTAATGAGTTTTGTCTACCAAAGCCCGTATATTGTAGGTCATTCAACCAGCTGATGCTGTGCTTTCAGTTGAGTAAGTTCTTTctgtaaataatatataaacgaATTTTaagttatgaaaataaaaatgcggACCAGAATAAAGAGAAATGGACGAGAGGTTTCGTATCTCTGGTTTTGGttgaaatttcttttaaaatcCTCGCAATTTGCGACAGCAGCTTGGCGAACGTGAAGTGATCTTATGAATTTCAGTCGAGATGACCTGAAAATTAACGCAGCTCCTCCCTTCAACTATGCAGCCTGGACGCACCCCGTTCATAGATATGTGATTCTTCTCGATTGAAGTCTGGACAATCACTTTTAAAAGTCGtcgtaaaatgttttttagtCTGGCACTTGTCACCTTATTTTTTTGATTCAAAATAACTGTTAGAGCTTCGacgatcaaaaattttaatagCTAGTATTGAATGGCTGAAGGGTCGGCCCAGGCTGCAGCTTTGATACCTGCATTAACTAGGTGCTATCATCAAGATTTGCAGCTATAAAACAACATTACATATTGACGGGAGATACTACTAAAAGGATAtgtatcatttcaacaatgtAAAATCCGTATTTATTATATGgaagattttaaaataaaatactGTGATTATTCTTCAATAGAGTAGTTGGCTTGTATGTTTTTTCTTTGGCCATACACTAGCTAAGTTTACGCAGTGTTAGTGTTTTCAACTCCGGACATAGTGTTTTACGATGCATAAAATGGTTAAATGAGCTGGACACCAATAGAGTTAATGCAGCTATGTGCTTTTTTGAATCGACTAACTTCACATGTAAAACCTCTACCAGGTGACTGGTTGACTGATATTAATCTCAGCATTCATTAGTTGATAAGTAAAAACCAACAGTTGATGATCAAAGTATTTAGAGCTGAAACAGTCAGAAAACAcatgttttcatcatcaactgtGAGATTTTACTTATGACCAGGTATCTGGCCATCCATGACATTGACTGTACGTTGTCTATCTATTGCATGTGGTATTTTCTCGTGAGTGTCCAATACAGGTATTAATGGAATCTAGAAATTTAGAGATAATGGTTGTGGTGTAGCATTTACATTACTAGATTCGTAGAGGAGCCAGGTGTAAAAtaaacgagacgagtagtactttGTAGACTTACTAGTTTATTTTACGCACAAGCTTTGGCTACTAGTGTACAGTAGCTTCATATCCCTAGGTTTAAAATATTACAATAATTCATTTCTCATTGAATCAcgtactgataaagaaacacgttgtcaatagcattatccgAAGTCCCTGAGTTTTCCTAGCTTTAAgtaaaatttctcaaattccctgagttttccaacTCTAATTTATTTAAAATAGAGGACGACAATTTGTAGATTTGAGGTACCGTCTTAAATAATCATATGACTCAACTTGTAGATGAAgtttcatttacattgaacAACTTCAGGCAAGTTACTCAAAAAAACATTCCCCGCACCAAGTATGACAGTGTCAAATCCGTTAGAGGGAACTTTTTGGAACCATATCAAATCGTTTCATGCTGAAAGGTTTCATATCATAAGCCGGTTTTTCACCTGTAACTAACTGCTTTAACAGTTTACCAACTACTGGCGCCAACTTGAATCCATGACCTGAAACGAGATATGAAAACTTTGCATGAATTGTCGTTTGGGGCCACTAAAAAGCCAAGTATGTAACATGCAACTGTAGAGCAGGATGTAagtattttttcaatctttttaggACATACATGAAGTATTTCGAAATATCAACACAACGAGCAGGGTTTAAAGCAGTCATTGAAATTTGGGTCAGTTAGTCTTTGACCGTCATCCAGGAAAAATGAGGGGTATGaataattataaattttcTAGGCAAGCCAAGAGTTGAAAAGTGCGGCCAATTAAAATCCAATAATGCGGGTGATCAGTGAGCCCATAGGGGAGGAACAATTTGAATCTTACTTCATAATAAGAATTAAATTTataaaccatggactctaaaaacgAAGATTAAATAGAACACTCACCTGAAAACCCAGCACCAATCACAATGTTCCTATGTTGTGGATGATAGTCTAGGACAAAGCCTTCATCAGGGGTCATCTGGTAAGAAAACAGCAGACAATCAGCAGATTCTGAATACAATGCAACAGTGTCTTAAATGTATGGGACTTACTAACTAAATTTTTTCCAGTAAATTATCTATGATGGATATTTAACGGAAAATTTATAACTTAATTTTGTTCAAGTTATAGTACATAACAAGATGACTTGACTAACTGATTTTAGACTGAACGAAGAGTGTTCAATCCTATTGAATAAGGGTTGCCAATTTGGCAAGATTCGATAAAAGGAGTACATTGACATCGTATTTGAGCAACTGCACGGTATAGTCTGAATCCCAGACGATGTACAATAGTTAGAAACTTACTTACAGTGTAAATGCAAGTCTCGATAATTGAAGGCATCTGCTCCAATCCAGGAAAATGATCTTTTACATACTCGCATATCCTCTctaaatattctttattttgggTTTTGTCACGATCATCAGGGTCTATCTCAGGACCCCCATGGAATGCCACCTAGAATTATCAACAAATTCGATATGACAACTGATTTTGATTTCTTAGGGTACAGGGAATAGTTCAGAGGCATTCTTTCCAACATAGTTTAGCTCTGGGGCACCTCTGAGATGAAATAGGTGCCACCACCAGTGGCAACCAGGCATTCCAAAAAGTATAAAGCAAGAAAACTTCGGGGACATTAAGTTTGTCTgccaatgaaacaactaaacctgAAATTCTAGTACTGGTATTTACCTTCATATGATGTGGGTATTCATACGGAGGAAGGGTATAAAATGAAGAGTTTTCTCTATAATCATTATGAAGTGTAATTGGAGCgcatgataaatcataagttcCTGGAATCTTCTCTTTGAAATAACAGACCGTTACACGTACAGGCTGGTGAAAtaaagtaaaactattaattatcatattcgcatcaattaatcaattaaatcaattagttCATGTTGGtaataaatctagtttattgcTTGACCAAATTAGGCAATCTATTACCTTGATGTGAAGAGAAACTCTGAGTGGTTTCAGTAACTTAGTCGTCCATGGTCCGGCGGTTATAACAACTTTTTTAGCTCTGTACAGGTTTTTATTTGTGTGTATATCGACTACATCACCAGGGACAATTTGCAGCACCTTTTCACCATCATGTAGAACTCCACCGAACCTCTTAAACAGGTTCTTGTTAAGAAAAGAGaataatacatgtaaataAGAACTTTAATGCTTGAGCTTAGGCTTAAAGTTTTACATGCTGCAGTAAACTTATTTGGTTAGAACAATCATCCTTCAACCTATGGTACCTGCACAGCGAGTAGGCATTTATCAGCTTTCAAAATCCCAGCTTCTTGGTCCAACAAGAAAAGATCTGCATCTTCTTTGAATCTGAACATTGGATATTCTGACCGCACTTGCTCTTTAGTCAAAACAATATGTTTGGCATTGTTTTGAACCATTGATTTTCTGATACTTTCGCCTTGTTTAGGATCGTTAAAAAAACCAACTACCAACATCGCAGTCTGCCTGTAATTCGAAGCTTGATAACGTATGTGTTTAATTACTCAGTATATATTTTCAAGCATCTCTGCTTTTCATACTTGTACAATTCCTGACCAGTCATGTTTTCAATCCTTGACCACTGTCTGTAGGCCTCGCTCATCATTTTAGTGTAAACATCGTCATCATAGAATTTCCTGATAATTCTACTGGAGCCATGAGAACTACCTCTCGAATGAGGtaaaaaaaactgtaaaaatcaaaaattccaaaCCATCACTTGCTTCGATTGTAGCTTTGGAAGATATTCCAATGCTCTGCAAGACATTCTTCATTAGTAGGCCTTTATTGACTTAATATGCTTATGAACATGGTCTTATAGTTGCAAACTGTTTTAAGGCCGCACACGCATACCCAATACCGGTTAAAGGGCCCAGTGTAAAAAACATTCACCACTTCAAGGTTAATCAAGGTTATAATAACGCGCAGTGTTTCAGTAGTTGAATGGATCTACACTTAAAGCATCTGCTTCAGAGACTATCCGCACACATTTTTAGACGCTTCTATTTAGTTCATTATGTTATGATATATTATGGGCTCATCAAACTACAACAGTACATAGCGATCCTCAATATCTATGGAAGGTCCTTTTTtgccacagggacttgtcacaattgatagtaaatgaataaaaccaatatcaatgaccaggtccactatccctgtataatgtaaattattttattgtacagttgcagggatactggtacccccatcattggtctcatccattatcaatcatgacaagtccctgtgttTTTTGCAGTCTGACTGATGCCATTTTAggttttataataatcattGTTTTTCCCAGTCCCAATAATGACTTCTTTTTTCCTATCTCAATAGATTTCAAGCATCTGCTTCGATCCATCAGATAGATGagttatttttcaatcttAAATTTGTACCCTCTAGATACATTAACGACGATTTAAAaggccgccattttgtatcgACGATCTGGGGTCTAACGTAATTTAGATGACGGGTTCAAAGAACAACGGCTAGACCAGGCTATATCATGCAATCTTGACTTTGACGATATGGGGTTCCATAAGAAGGTACCTGTTCCAACAGAAGAGTTGTGTTGCCATCGCGTGCCAACTGATAAGCAGTGCAGGACCCTTCAATTCCTGCTCCTATTACCGCAACGTCAAAAATAGTCGCCATCTTGATGATCATGTGACCCACAAACGTCATTttgtgggttcgagtcctgtaTAATTCATGAGAATTCCATTCGTTTTTTCAAAGATTCTTTATTGTACAAACATTCGTAAATAATTATAAAGGTGTCTTATGTAAAATTACTGACAAATTGCTTAAATACGAACAAATTACAGTCAGTTGGTCTCCAGATTAAATGAACACCATCTTCTTTGACATTGATTTATGaactaaatcaatttcaacaatCTGTTTCCATGCCCACgactgaaaaattattttcttttcaaaactcATGGTTtctaggcatggaaacatactGTTAAATATTAAGAAAAGGAGACTTGAGCAATTCTTCAATAAAGTGtaaaatggaaataaatggtttattcAGACTGCACAATTTCACTGGTTGCATTAACACCAAATCAAAGTGTGTTTATGCGATTGATCCCTGAAAAATCTAATCTGTACTTTAGAtccagtggaactgggtggtCCCATTAATACAGACTAGAGGGAGCTTTTTGGAACCTTGTCAAATCGATTCATGCATAAAGGTTTCATATCATGAGCCGGTTTTTCACCAGTGACTAGCTGCTTCAACAGTTTACCAACTACTGGTGCTAACTTGAACCCATGACCTGTCATAAAAGATAAATTTAgggatgaaatatgaaaaatatgagcTTATCTAGTTAAATGCAAGATTCAATTCAGGGGTTCTCACCTGAAAAGCCAGCGCCTATCACAATGTTTCTGTATTGTGGATGGTAGTCTAGGATAAAGCCTTCATCAGGAGTCATCTggttgaatgaaaaaattgaagtAGAACATAGTATAAAGTAGGCCTACTGGTGCATATAATCAGGAGGAAAAGTCAACTATCTGGACCCTATCCCATACTTGGCAGTTGAATTAGACCCATAAGTAAGTCAAGGTTCTGCCAGTACTTAGAAGCACACGTTTAAGTTAGACTCCATGAgcaaataattggaaatgaacttaaTATTCTAACTTTAGTCTCAACCTTAGTTTATAACTGTGGAAGTGCCGGGTCCTGCATAAATACATCGGTAATAAATGAACATAGTACCATAGTAACTTACAGTATATATGCATGTTTCAACAACTGAAGGTACAGGCTCCAATCCAGGGAAGTGCTCTTTAACATGCTCTACACATCTTTCGATGTACTCTTTGCTGGCCTCCGCTTTATTATCACGGTTATCAGGATCAATATCTGGACCACCATGGAATGCTACCTACGATCATAATAAAACCAGAAGGCACTGACAATACTGGCGAAAGATTTCAGTGTTCCTAATTTCATTGTGTCTCAGTGTTAGCTGGCACACTCTAATGAATTACCTTTGTGTGCTCATGGTATTCGTATGCCGGGATTGTATAGTAAAACATCTTTGTATTAAAGTCCTTGAAAACTGTTATGGGACATTGTTCAAATCCATAAGTTCCTGGAATCTTCTCTTTGAAATAGCAGACCACTACGCGAACAGGCTGAAAATGAGGTATGGTAAATCCTATGAGTATTACAGATATATTGAAATGTTCAGCTTTAATGCCAGTTAATATAGTAACCTGGATGGGAAGTTTGACTCGCAGTGGTTTCAGTAACTTTGTCGTCCATGGTCCGGCGGTTATGACAACCTTTTTAGCTCTGTACAGGTTTTTATTTGTGTGTATATCGACTACATCACCAGGGACGATATCCTGCACCTTTTCACCATCATGTAAAACTCCACCGAACTTCCTGAATAGACCCTTGAACAGAAAGAAGATCAAACAAACTTATTCAATCTATAGATATTTGTGATTTATCAGTTACACAGCCTTGAGGTCCTGATGATTATCATGTTAATGtataaacagttcatatattttgtacttcgataatcatttaaaaaatcagaacaaatgaaataaaatacaacTCAGATCAATTGACCTTATAAATATTGGTTCTATTagtattcaaaattttttgtcCTGAATTGTTTGATTCAATCAGACTTCAGGCAATTCATCATCTATTAGTGTTTGTGAAAATGAAACAGGGGGTCCTTAGAGAGCCCAAggccttttttcaaattacttgGAGTATAAATCTGCCTCccagaattctgcaaaaatcatctaattgaataaaattcttTCTGCTATAACCGTCATGATTTTCAATCTAGTAACTTTAAGTTATGTTCGTCTTAATTTTCAATCTTATGATTTgccaaaaatgtatttctttttatttctccCATCAATTGAGTCAAATCCATCAAAATTTTCACTcctttttaattctttttttctgcaGTCCTTCCAAGGATTAGTGTGGAAAATactcaaataatcaaaaaaataattttaatttttcctgTTCCCTTTCATCGTACAACGCCTATTATAATAACCTTTTTTCCCTTAGCCCTCCCATTTTTTCTTACCTGTACAGCAGCAAGGCATTGATCAGCTTTCAAAATTCCGGCCTCATGATCCAGCATAAAAAGATCGGCATCCTCTTCATACTTGAACATCGGAAACTCTGACCGCACTTGCTCCTTAGTGTAAACTCTGTGCTTGACATTGTTTCGAACCATTGATCCTCGGACAATTTGGCTCTGTTTACGATCCTCGTATAAACTAACTACCAACATCGAAGCCGGTCTACAATTGAAAATACAGTTAGCCTGTTTGTTCATAGTTGTAACTGCTTTAAGTATTGAATGCCATGAAGAGAAAAACACGCTAGATCTTAAACGACTGCTTTTTTTCTTAACGTATCGGGTGGATTACTTCCACCAATCTTCAGAATTTATTCTAAATTGAGATATGATTACAATTCGTGCAGGGTCGCTCTAACTCACACCATATCACTCATTTACCACTTACCACTCTGATGATGGGTAGAAGTATTTCATCGAAgcgttagaaaaaaaacaaaagcaATTGTTTTAGATCTACATTGTGGGTTTCTCCACCTGAGGCTCAATATAGGGGGAAAAAAAGCTTAGCACTTTTGTCATATTACTGTAATATAAGTAATATGAGTAATCAAGGGCTAATCTGTTATTTTACCATATGTAAGTAACCAGTAGCTATCCTTAGTAATCTAtagtaatatgaagtaataaCATGTAATGGATAGTAATCTAtagtaatatgaagtaataagACATAATGGATAGTAATCTAtagtaatatgaagtaataagACGTAACGCATAGTAATCTAtagtaatatgaagtaataaCATGTAATGGATAGTAATTTAtagtaatatgaagtaataagATGCTTCATATTACTATAGATTACTATCCATTACGTcttattacttcatattactaTACATTACTATGCGTTACGTcttattacttcatattactaTAGATTACTATCCATTACGTcttattacttcatattactaTGGATTACTATGCGTTACGTCTTATTAGTACTTCATATTACTGGACAATACTACGTTACTGTCACACCACACTATATCAGATTAAAATACAATACTTTTCTActgaaaaaatttcattcgcATTTAATATTACTTGAATTACTTATATTACAgtaatatgaaaaaagtgTTAAGCTTTTTTTCCCCCTATAATGAGCCTTATATAGGTTTCTCTCTTCAATACAATTAGCCTATTGAAAGTTAGTTAAAATCTCAACCGAGTTATGTAGCTCAATGCATTCTCGACATACTTGTACAATTCCTGACCAGTCATGTTTTCAATCGTTGACCACTCACTGTAGGCATCACTCATCATCTTAGTGTAAACTTCATCCAAATAGAATTTCCTGATGACCCTAGTCTGGCCATGAGAACTACCCCTCGAATGAGGTAGAAGAAACTGAAATTTAGAATGGTTAGTTCAATAGTTGGTCTGGGGAATGAATGAAATAGGCCTCTAGCGGCCACAGGTCGGGCCTGacacaaaaagtttttgacccagtatcctaggtactatgaataaaaataccttttatatatagtacctaggatactggggtcaaaaactTATTGTGTCAGGCTCCCTGTGGCCTAGCTAGCGGGAGGGCCTAACTAGGCACCACACCGACCGACGTACCTGTTCTAACAGAAGTGTTTTGGTGCCATTGCGAGCTAATTGATAAGCAGTACAGGACCCTTCAATCCCTGCTCCAATCACAACAACATCAAACGTACTTTTATCATCAGCATTTGACATCATCTTTCATTTCTTGACAATTGTAGGTTTGACAAATGTCAAATTTGTTGGGAGGTCACCACACGACTGTCATGTGAGCAAATATGATCGACATCTGAAAAGTAGCACCACCTGGAAAATTGCTAATAAGATTGATTGCCTATCAAATTCTTATTTGGAacatatattttgtatattcaAAGTTATGGAAGACCTCGGAcgacatacgagatatgagatataacatacgagatatgagatgcaacatacgagatacgacatatgacatacgagatacgactTATTTACAGTACGGTGTCTCTCCGCTAGCGCCACCGCAGTGtatgtttttcaatatttactgCATATAAATCGTTTAACATGGTGACGCGTACAGTCATCGTCAATTATATGAAAACCAACATAGTcaacatttagaaaaacaaatagatttcttTTGGATAATGGACACCTGGACCGGACACAACGATATTAGGCCATACTGTGAACACCCTGGACTAATTAGGCGCGCCGGCCGTTCCTCTCCCGCGGGCGacgaaaagtttttcaaatcacaaaactaaaaagatatcaaactgtTCAAGTTCATAATATTATGCTATTTCTTGTCTTCCTTATGGTCTGAAAACGGCCTGGTGTTCAGGAGCCGGGGTTCCGGTTACTCAATGCCTGCAGAAAAAATAACTACTGTTCACCGCCCGCCCGTAACCGCCGGCTTTTCTGCAtcagaaatcaaaattctaaaaaaaactccGCAGCCGGAAATCCCGGCCCCCTTGTACCCCTCCTCCGCTGTTTGACACCCCTGCCTGAGTTCTTGAATCCCAAACAACCCGGGAACCCGTACATCGCCCTGGTATCCAGATTAAGAACTCCCGTGCTCTCTCTCAAGGTTTGAAATCCCCAGCTAAATTCCATCCCTATCGAGCTACCGGGGCAGACTGGTGAGTCCACTAGACCAGCCGTTGAGAGTCGAGACTGGCCAGTTTTCGCTAACCGTCAGGGCAGTATGCGGCACTGTCTTTCTGAAGCCATAGTCTGGGGTACTCccctgaaaatttgttcaatttaGGTACTTGTGTATTCTGAGGGCTTTTTGGCTATCTTTTTTTCTGACATCTTTCATGAAAAGGGCCAATGGCTGAATCTGAATAACTTTCATAATCGGAGAATCCAATTTAAGATCATTCTTATCAATTATCATGGCCAGTTTTAAAACTGTTTATTGACAAAAGTACAGGAACCACATAAATAAGTCTTCAGCAAAACACAAGAGCTCTTACATTTGTAAAGATAAGAGATCCatggaaatatcaagtaaCATTTCTTTAGACAGGAAATTAGCGGAACACCGGAACGTTGCTCGTATGGTGCGTTTGCACCCGTCGCAAAAAACGTCGTGATAAACGAAATCAGCTGGACTAGGGCCAGGAGCTGAGAGTGATACAATGGAACTCCATTCTGATAtttaggccaaaaaaaattgataccttgtttctccgctctgctgagcttaaatgttgacccggccggccgcctatctaccctatacattacttttttttaaatcgtgatcaatttcaccataacagacccggccgctatagaaatgaactgtttatgaattttatcatattttacaaaaatgacccggccgctgcggagaaacaaggtatcatttttctttagccttaatgaataattcattcaataaatttatgttatctttagtatttttaattcatgtccatgtttcaattcattcgTTGAAATCATAGTACACTAAACAGATTCCGCGTTCGCGGACTTTTTTTAAAACTCTTTGGTCATCGGCATTCGTAATATACATACATCTTTCACTCTTCATCGAAAACCCTCGATCGAACGCGAAGTTTAAACCCTTGACTAGGTGCAATTGTTAATGACCACCAATTTGAAGGGGCCATGGCTAACTCTTTTTGAGGGATTTTTGTACACTCAAAAATGGAATTTGAGGCGTTTTTGGTGGATTAAGGGGCTGTAGCCCCGTATTTGGAGCCAACTCGAATCACCGGACCATCG is a window of Tubulanus polymorphus chromosome 2, tnTubPoly1.2, whole genome shotgun sequence DNA encoding:
- the LOC141898267 gene encoding peroxisomal sarcosine oxidase-like isoform X2; translated protein: MATIFDVAVIGAGIEGSCTAYQLARDGNTTLLLEQFFLPHSRGSSHGSSRIIRKFYDDDVYTKMMSEAYRQWSRIENMTGQELYKQTAMLVVGFFNDPKQGESIRKSMVQNNAKHIVLTKEQVRSEYPMFRFKEDADLFLLDQEAGILKADKCLLAVQNLFKRFGGVLHDGEKVLQIVPGDVVDIHTNKNLYRAKKVVITAGPWTTKLLKPLRVSLHIKPVRVTVCYFKEKIPGTYDLSCAPITLHNDYRENSSFYTLPPYEYPHHMKVAFHGGPEIDPDDRDKTQNKEYLERICEYVKDHFPGLEQMPSIIETCIYTVKSADCLLFSYQMTPDEGFVLDYHPQHRNIVIGAGFSGHGFKLAPVVGKLLKQLVTERTYSTESTASAG
- the LOC141898267 gene encoding peroxisomal sarcosine oxidase-like isoform X4 — translated: MATQLFCWNRQTAMLVVGFFNDPKQGESIRKSMVQNNAKHIVLTKEQVRSEYPMFRFKEDADLFLLDQEAGILKADKCLLAVQNLFKRFGGVLHDGEKVLQIVPGDVVDIHTNKNLYRAKKVVITAGPWTTKLLKPLRVSLHIKPVRVTVCYFKEKIPGTYDLSCAPITLHNDYRENSSFYTLPPYEYPHHMKVAFHGGPEIDPDDRDKTQNKEYLERICEYVKDHFPGLEQMPSIIETCIYTVKSADCLLFSYQMTPDEGFVLDYHPQHRNIVIGAGFSGHGFKLAPVVGKLLKQLVTGEKPAYDMKPFSMKRFDMVPKSSL
- the LOC141898267 gene encoding peroxisomal sarcosine oxidase-like isoform X3, whose product is MATIFDVAVIGAGIEGSCTAYQLARDGNTTLLLEQFFLPHSRGSSHGSSRIIRKFYDDDVYTKMMSEAYRQWSRIENMTGQELYKQTAMLVVGFFNDPKQGESIRKSMVQNNAKHIVLTKEQVRSEYPMFRFKEDADLFLLDQEAGILKADKCLLAVQNLFKRFGGVLHDGEKVLQIVPGDVVDIHTNKNLYRAKKVVITAGPWTTKLLKPLRVSLHIKPVRVTVCYFKEKIPGTYDLSCAPITLHNDYRENSSFYTLPPYEYPHHMKVAFHGGPEIDPDDRDKTQNKEYLERICEYVKDHFPGLEQMPSIIETCIYTMTPDEGFVLDYHPQHRNIVIGAGFSGHGFKLAPVVGKLLKQLVTGEKPAYDMKPFSMKRFDMVPKSSL
- the LOC141898267 gene encoding peroxisomal sarcosine oxidase-like isoform X1 — translated: MATIFDVAVIGAGIEGSCTAYQLARDGNTTLLLEQFFLPHSRGSSHGSSRIIRKFYDDDVYTKMMSEAYRQWSRIENMTGQELYKQTAMLVVGFFNDPKQGESIRKSMVQNNAKHIVLTKEQVRSEYPMFRFKEDADLFLLDQEAGILKADKCLLAVQNLFKRFGGVLHDGEKVLQIVPGDVVDIHTNKNLYRAKKVVITAGPWTTKLLKPLRVSLHIKPVRVTVCYFKEKIPGTYDLSCAPITLHNDYRENSSFYTLPPYEYPHHMKVAFHGGPEIDPDDRDKTQNKEYLERICEYVKDHFPGLEQMPSIIETCIYTVKSADCLLFSYQMTPDEGFVLDYHPQHRNIVIGAGFSGHGFKLAPVVGKLLKQLVTGEKPAYDMKPFSMKRFDMVPKSSL
- the LOC141898267 gene encoding peroxisomal sarcosine oxidase-like isoform X5 — translated: MATIFDVAVIGAGIEGSCTAYQLARDGNTTLLLEQFFLPHSRGSSHGSSRIIRKFYDDDVYTKMMSEAYRQWSRIENMTGQELYKQTAMLVVGFFNDPKQGESIRKSMVQNNAKHIVLTKEQVRSEYPMFRFKEDADLFLLDQEAGILKADKCLLAVQNLFKRFGGVLHDGEKVLQIVPGDVVDIHTNKNLYRAKKVVITAGPWTTKLLKPLRVSLHIKPVRVTVCYFKEKIPGTYDLSCAPITLHNDYRENSSFYTLPPYEYPHHMKVAFHGGPEIDPDDRDKTQNKEYLERICEYVKDHFPGLEQMPSIIETCIYTVNDP
- the LOC141899272 gene encoding peroxisomal sarcosine oxidase-like — protein: MMSNADDKSTFDVVVIGAGIEGSCTAYQLARNGTKTLLLEQFLLPHSRGSSHGQTRVIRKFYLDEVYTKMMSDAYSEWSTIENMTGQELYKPASMLVVSLYEDRKQSQIVRGSMVRNNVKHRVYTKEQVRSEFPMFKYEEDADLFMLDHEAGILKADQCLAAVQGLFRKFGGVLHDGEKVQDIVPGDVVDIHTNKNLYRAKKVVITAGPWTTKLLKPLRVKLPIQPVRVVVCYFKEKIPGTYGFEQCPITVFKDFNTKMFYYTIPAYEYHEHTKVAFHGGPDIDPDNRDNKAEASKEYIERCVEHVKEHFPGLEPVPSVVETCIYTMTPDEGFILDYHPQYRNIVIGAGFSGHGFKLAPVVGKLLKQLVTGEKPAHDMKPLCMNRFDKVPKSSL